The region CTTATAGTTTAAGCCATCGAGGCGCTGTGGCTCAAGCAGGAACATCGGTAGAGGGTCGATATTAGCCGGGCTGGTTGATGTCAAAGTACGGTGAAGTGATATGTTAATAGTAGCGTAGAAACATGTGTGAATCCATTGGAAGTTTGTGTAGAGTGGCGAGTTTGCGCCTAGAAGGATGCATGGAGTGGTGTACTGATGGCGCTCTGGCCACGTACGTCGCTGAAGCCATCTCTGATCACTCCATCTCTTTGTCACGAGCGTTCAGTCGGAAGAGTCACACAAGCATACGTGAAGCCGCTCAATGTTGTGGCCGTGCCTGCCTAATCTAGCACCATCCCCTTTGGGACCCATCTGCGAAGCGCAAATAGCGGTGTCGCAGATTGAAAGCAGGGTTTTGATTCCGCCAGAGGCGCAATTGATTTGGGAATCAAGAATCCCGACACCCAAAAGAGCAGAACGGTATAGTTGGTCTGCGCACCTTCTAGGGCTGATGGCTGAAGCTACGGTCAATCGGAGGACTGGGGACCAGGGGTAGGTCGAAATAACTTTTGACCAAGACTCATCGCATACAGCCATTCGGAGTTGAGGGTGGTGGAAATTTGTAGTAGTGAGGTTCGGTAGTGGGGACGGCGGATTGCGGACCTACTTTGGGTGCAAGAACATGAGCCGGCGCTAAGGGACGGCGCGATACTGTGTGGAAGGTGCTGACAGGAGCGAATTGATGATGGTAGGCACGATGCGTCCCGACTGCTCTTTCCCGACTTCGGATGGCTCAAGGCAACAAGGTGGCATTATGAGCTCACATGCTCAGCAGTTCGCCTCCCAACAAACATTGATGCCGCCCAGCTGTTAGCGCATCCTTTGCGACAGACATGTGCTATCGCGCGCAAAAACTCAAGCCCGCGCAATATACTCGCGATGTTGCGATGTCACCGCGCGGTGCATGAAGCCAGCCTGCGAACGATGCGTTCTACTATTCGCGTGGGTGCATCCTTTTAGCGCCCGTCGTACAGGCCGTCGTACAGTGAAGCCCCACCAAAGCAGTCGAGCCGGCTGGCAAACTTCCCTCAACCCATATCATCATCAACGCAAAGTGAATAATATGGTCGGGCATTGGGCGCCGATCAGCAAATCCCCGGCTCCTGGTGCCTGGCATGGACgcccaccaccaccaccaccaccgtACGGGAATGACTGCATAGCCCCCACCTCGATTCGTCAGTCTTCCAACTTCCATCGCTCAGCTGAGGACCACACAGTCAGTGCGGAACTCATTCACTGGCATCAGCAGCAGCACGTACCCGTTGCAACATGAATGTGCACGTCGCAAGGCGTGCCCACCAAACCCGAGCTTAGGAAAGTGGGTGGGTTTGTTAGTTATGGCCGGGTGCGCTCGAGCACCGACTGCTTACCATTGCTGCCCATCGCGTTTGAGACACATTTTGCGGCCGCGCGGACGAGTAAACCGGCTTGCGGACTCGACAGGACGGCCTTGCGCCCAATGGCAGCGGCTTTGTCTCCATTTTGGCGTCCTGAATTTCCTCAGGCACAGAATACAGGCCGCCGTCAGGGTCCACTTGGGCTGGCCGCTGTCTTTCGGGGGGCAGGCTGTGCAATTCACCGCTGCGCAGCCTGGAGAAACGGCCCCAGGGCGCCCGGATCATGTTCATGCACTATCTTCTGCCCCTCGCTGCGGCCTAGCAATGGTGAATTTTTCTGCACACCCGTTTCGGTACTCGATGCTAAGTCCCCTTCCTTGTCCACCTGTTGCGCTCATTTCAGGCTACAATCTGCGCCTCCTGGCACTTAAGAACGTACCCTCGCCCAGTAGGGCGCACTTGGTTTCTCAAGTTGCATATACTCTCCTGCACTATCCCTCGGCACATCACTTCTGCTGTCTATAATTACAATACCGCCCCTCTGACTCTTTCGCTTTTCGTCCACACCTCCTTCAAGTGACGACTACACTCCCCCATCTGTCACCGCTCACAATCACGCCGCCCGCCACCTACGCCCTTATTTCAGCCGTCCCCGCCGTCCAAGGAATAAAGGACATCCAACACAATACCTCCTGGTCTGATTCTTCTTCAACCGTACCTTCAACCAACCCACTCCAACATTCTTGTCACTGCCGGCACAACCAATTTCGTCCATTGCCGACACTATTCCACTTCGGACAAGCTCATCTTCTCAAAGCCTCCAGTCCAACCGTTGCAGGGGTTGCGACAAGGAGACTTGGACCATTGATATATCAAGGACTTTCAATTTCAACCCTGCCAATTCCACGCTACCACCATGTGTCGAATCGAGGAGCGTATCTACATGGGCCGCGATGGAGTGCGGACCAGTTATGATGTCCATTACCCGTGCAGCAAAGAGCGCAGTGACAGGACATGCCCTGATGCCACAAGGACGACTAAATGGTCGAGCCATAGGAGAGAATCCTTCTCCCGTGACAACACTCCCTCACCAATAAACCCGCCAACTCCTACAAGCTCTGGTACATATCTGGTGCAACAACGTCGTCCATCTGGTAGTGGTAGTCGCCCATCCACTCGTGACGGCCAGAGGACTATCAAACCGGAGATTGTCATTGAATTCGGAGCAAAGAAGGATAAAGGCAAGAAGTATCCTTCCGTCTCAGTTTCTTCCAATACATACAACCGGACCTCACTTGGTTCCCTCGGGTCCAATGATGCAGCCATTGATTCTCCGGGCTCTGAGTCTTCGTACATCTATCGGACCGGGTTCCCGGAGGCTACATTGCCTCCACCGTCCGCCTTTAGTCAGCCAAACAGCTACATCGCGACTCCCACCGCATCCCATGGCTATCATCATCGGCCAACCCCGTCGGCCTCCTCTAGTCAGACGCCGTCACTATATGTCACCTCCGACCCTGAACTTGACTATGATCCACCGACTCCTCGCCAGCGTACAAGATACCCCCCGACGATAATCCACAACCCACCtactgctgctgctccccCTTCCCCATCTCGCCGTCGTGCTGGAGATTCCTCGGGTTTACGTCAGACCACCAGGGTCACTCCACGTGTCTTTTCCGATGATCCATATGGGCCGGAAGGTCTTCGTCCATTTGATGATGACTTGGCAGATCGATCTGGTTCGTCTCACGCTAGTTCAGGGGCATCTGACCCCACCCGCCGCCCCAAAGTCAGCGACGAGCGacgcaagaagaagagcgAAGACCAACGTCGTCAAGAAGAGTTGGACCGACAGTTGGCTGAGAACATTGCGCAAGAAGACAACATTAAGCAGGTGCGATTTGAACTAGGTCGTCCAGCAGCTCGCACACAGGAGAGAGCAGAGCGACTGCAAGCTGAGAAGGAAAAAGAGCGAGCCACCGCACGCGAGGAGGCTCGCGCCGCCAAAGAGATGGAAAGGCTTCAAGCtgagaaagagagagagcgAGCCGCAGCACGGGAGGAAGCTCGACGACGCAAGCACGAAGAGCATGAACGGGAACGCCTAGCACAAGAGAAGAAGGAACGGGATGACAAGATGGCAAGAGATCGCAAGAAGGAAAAATCCAAGCCTCCAACGAGTGATGTCTTCAACAAGCGACCATCGGGCACGCGCCGAATGTCAAGCTCTTCCATGACTCCTGAGATGATGGCAGAAAAGCGCCGTCTTCTTGAAGCCGAGAACATCCAGATGCAGGCTGAGAAGCAAGCCGCAGAGGAGCGTGAGCGCGAGGAGAGACTGGCAGCTGTCAAACTCCAACAAGAAACGCCAGCTTACTACGACCCTCGCTCTGGAATGGGGCGAAGAGGCTCCGTCACCCGCCACGACAGTGTTACCCGCCCATCTGGTATGACCCGATCAAACAGCAAGCGTCGTACGAGCATCTCCCAGCAGACATCCCCTAATCTTAGCACCCAAGTACCCGAAACCCCCTACTCCACCCGGGCCCCCAGCTCAAGAACAAAAGCCCCGCCCCCACTCTCCTTCCCGTCAAACTTCCAGCAACCCACTACCCGGCCCCCATCCTCATCTCGCCGCCCCTCCTTCTCCCAAGACAACCCCTTCGCCGCACAGCCTCCCCGTACCCCTGCCGAAAATCCCTTCGCGCACACGTCAGCAATGTCACCGTCGCTCGCACAGGACCCCTGGGATCTGCGCACAGTGGAAAACTCGCTTCCTATCGCGCCACCACCACGTCCGACAAATGAAGCTCGCTACCAAACTATCCAGCCTCGCGAACCGACTCGTCCGTCTGCTAGACAGGGTCCCGTGTATGCGGATGCATTTGATACTGGGTCTGATAGTCCTGAGGACCTTGCGCCGGCTTATACGACGAGGACGGGGTTGAGTCGAAGGAGCTCGACGTCCAAGGggacgaagaagaagcatTAGTTTTTTCTTTATCTGTTGATTCTTTCCATCGCGATGTTTTCTAGTTGTATGTTACTGTTTGATGTTTCGGTTCATGGCTTTTGCTCGTTTTATACCCTTCATATGGCTGCTTGGTTGCACTTGGTACGATCGATGGTCTTTGTTATAGAAATATATACCCCTGTACGTGTTATGTTGGATGTTACGAGGAGTTATGTAGTCATATAGCTATGTAGGTTTTAACAACAAGGATGTTTATGATACACTTTGTACATTTCATGCTCTCTTCGTGGTAATCTTGATGTTTGGCTACTTGGCTTTGCTCGCTATTGTATCCTCTGTGGTTTTCCTGTGTCACCTAGGCGTGTAAGTATGTATGTACGCCGTGTGCTAAGACAAGGTCACGTGATATATTCGGTGGCATAGGGTCTTAGCAAAATCTACTACCTATCGAGCCCAATGCTCAGGTCTGGTACCCTATCTTGCCTTTCCTTCTTTCTCAAAGTACGAAAAGATCCACTGAAAATCCCAGATCCGAACTCCCAAAAAATAAATTAACGCCAATCCCTCAATCATCCCGATCTCTTTCTGGTCGACCTCC is a window of Pyrenophora tritici-repentis strain M4 chromosome 2, whole genome shotgun sequence DNA encoding:
- a CDS encoding Trichoplein multi-domain protein; this translates as MCRIEERIYMGRDGVRTSYDVHYPCSKERSDRTCPDATRTTKWSSHRRESFSRDNTPSPINPPTPTSSGTYLVQQRRPSGSGSRPSTRDGQRTIKPEIVIEFGAKKDKGKKYPSVSVSSNTYNRTSLGSLGSNDAAIDSPGSESSYIYRTGFPEATLPPPSAFSQPNSYIATPTASHGYHHRPTPSASSSQTPSLYVTSDPELDYDPPTPRQRTRYPPTIIHNPPTAAAPPSPSRRRAGDSSGLRQTTRVTPRVFSDDPYGPEGLRPFDDDLADRSGSSHASSGASDPTRRPKVSDERRKKKSEDQRRQEELDRQLAENIAQEDNIKQVRFELGRPAARTQERAERLQAEKEKERATAREEARAAKEMERLQAEKERERAAAREEARRRKHEEHERERLAQEKKERDDKMARDRKKEKSKPPTSDVFNKRPSGTRRMSSSSMTPEMMAEKRRLLEAENIQMQAEKQAAEEREREERLAAVKLQQETPAYYDPRSGMGRRGSVTRHDSVTRPSGMTRSNSKRRTSISQQTSPNLSTQVPETPYSTRAPSSRTKAPPPLSFPSNFQQPTTRPPSSSRRPSFSQDNPFAAQPPRTPAENPFAHTSAMSPSLAQDPWDLRTVENSLPIAPPPRPTNEARYQTIQPREPTRPSARQGPVYADAFDTGSDSPEDLAPAYTTRTGLSRRSSTSKGTKKKH